In Ictalurus furcatus strain D&B chromosome 23, Billie_1.0, whole genome shotgun sequence, a single window of DNA contains:
- the nr1d2a gene encoding nuclear receptor subfamily 1 group D member 2a, whose translation MGSTKPAGVIAYICSSGSASSSKSCLNDCSSVHSQSSSPPPSAALSLKMEMPSARPLSVPKPPNSRMPVSEKSATKSSITKLNGMVLLCKVCGDVASGFHYGVHACEGCKGFFRRSIQQNIQYKKCMKSENCTIMRINRNRCQQCRFKKCLAVGMSRDAVRFGRIPKREKQRMLLEMQNAMNSVMTGAQLHQVLRESSSCSPSSSSSSPSPPSSPQCCPDSESSVPMDTMSLASSCSSDSGEEDPAPRPDGFHLAQSGGALSLGLSERLSNSNTTNIHSSPCESRQQITIRYHSSAQPDNASYCHYSRPNLNELAGIPANRRHLVCPMNISPVVDPSKSSHEIWEEFSMSFTPAVREVVEFARQIPGFCELSQHDQVSLLKAGTFEVLMVRFSSLFDVKQRTVSFLSGRSYSVEALRSMGAGELLSSMFDFSEKLVALQLSPEETSLFTALVLVSADRTGIEDVSLVEALQENLIRALRNLITKNHSNEAAVFTKLLLKLPELRSLNNMHSEELLSFKVHP comes from the exons CTGGTGTGATAGCATACATCTGCTCTTCCGGCTCTGCCTCCAGCTCCAAATCCTGCTTGAATGACTGCTCCAGTGTCCACTCACAGTCCTCATCCCCTCCCCCTTCAGCAGCACTGAGCCTGAAGATGGAAATGCCCAGTGCCAGGCCTCTCAGTGTCCCTAAACCCCCCAACTCTCGCATGCCTGTGTCGGAGAAGAGCGCAACCAAGAGCAGCATCACGA aGCTGAACGGCATGGTGCTGCTGTGTAAAGTGTGTGGCGACGTGGCTTCAGGATTTCATTACGGCGTTCACGCTTGTGAAGGTTGCAAG GGCTTTTTCCGGAGGAGCATTCAGCAGAATATCCAGTATAAGAAGTGCATGAAGTCGGAGAACTGCACCATCATGCGCATAAACCGAAACCGCTGCCAGCAGTGCCGATTCAAGAAATGCCTAGCAGTGGGGATGTCACGGGACG CCGTGCGGTTTGGACGCATTCCAAAGCGGGAGAAGCAGCGCATGCTCCTGGAAATGCAGAACGCTATGAACAGCGTGATGACCGGCGCCCAGCTGCACCAGGTGCTCCGAGAGTCCAGCTCCTGCTCTCCCtcgtcttcctcttcctctccctcaccCCCGTCCTCACCGCAGTGCTGTCCTGACTCCGAGTCCTCCGTGCCCATGGACACTATGAGCTTGGCCTCGTCCTGTTCCTCAGACAGCGGCGAGGAGGATCCGGCGCCTCGACCTGACGGATTTCATCTCGCACAGTCGG GGGGCGCCCTTTCCCTGGGCCTCTCAGAACGACTGAGCAACAGCAACACGACAAACATCCACAGCTCTCCCTGTGAAAGTCGGCAGCAAATCACTATCCGGTACCACAGCAGCGCTCAGCCTGATAACGCCTCGTACTGCCACTACAGCAGACCCAATCTGAACGAGCTCGCTGGAATACCAGCCAACCGACGGCACCTG GTGTGTCCCATGAACATTTCACCCGTAGTGGACCCGTCCAAGTCCAGCCACGAGATATGGGAGGAGTTCTCTATGAGCTTCACGCCTGCCGTGCGAGAGGTGGTGGAGTTTGCCAGGCAGATTCCCGGCTTTTGCGAGCTCTCGCAGCACGACCAGGTCAGCCTGCTCAAGGCTGGAACGTTCGAG GTGCTGATGGTGCGCTTCTCCTCGCTGTTCGACGTGAAGCAGCGCACAGTGAGCTTCCTGAGTGGGCGGAGCTACAGCGTGGAGGCTCTGCGCTCCATGGGCGCCGGAGAACTGCTCTCGTCCATGTTCGACTTCAGCGAGAAGCTCGTGGCGCTGCAGCTCAGCCCCGAGGAGACGAGTCTCTTCACTGCACTCGTGCTCGTGTCTGCCG ACCGCACCGGGATAGAGGACGTCAGCTTGGTGGAGGCTCTGCAGGAGAACCTGATCAGAGCTTTAAGGAACCTGATCACGAAGAACCACTCGAACGAGGCGGCCGTCTTCACCAAGCTGCTGCTGAAGCTGCCGGAGCTTCGTTCCCTCAATAACATGCACTCAGAGGAGCTGCTCTCCTTCAAGGTCCACCCTTAA